DNA from Candidatus Poribacteria bacterium:
AACAATCGAGGCAATGCTTACCGCAAAGATCGCAATTTTGAAAGAGCTATTACAGACTTTAACGCCGCTATAAAACTTGATTCAAATTTTGCCGGTCCATATAACAGCCGCGGAGTTGCTTACTACGAAAAAGGCGATTTTGAGGAGGCTTTTGAAGATTTTAACACAGCTATAAAACTTGATCCAAATTATGTCAATCCCTATATCAATCGAGGTCGCGCTCATGGCAGAAAAGGCATGATTTCGGAAGCCATTGGTGACTTTAGCAAGGTGATAGAATTGGAACCTGATTATGCTGATGCTTATTATGATCGGGGTGTTGCTTACGGCAAAAAACGCGCGCTTGACCAAGCTATAGCAGACTATACCAAAGCAATAGAACTGAATCCAGATTACGTTAACGCATACTGCAACCGCGGTTCCGCTTATTTGCCTAAAGGCGAGTTTGATCTAGCCATAGCGGACTATACCAAAGCAATAGAACTGAATTCAGAAAGTGCTGATGTCTATGGCAATCGAGGTATAGTTTGGTTAGTTTTGCAAAATTGGGACAACGCTAGGAAGGACATGGTTGCTGCTACACACATAGGGTTGGATATTGTCGATTGGTTTCATAAACTCTACAAAAGCGTTGAAGACTTTGAACGGATAATTGATGCTAAGTTACCAGAGGACATTGCTGTGATGTTGACATCACAGTAGAATATAATTCAAGGCAGTTTTGGGATGACTTAGTAAAATGTTTATGAAACAGATTCCAACCAATTAATAGCCCTCTGTTCATCCTGCTCAATTGTGATTTCAACTGCGCGCTTGGCATGTTCCAAAAGATCTTTGGCGTGATTACGTGAGAGGATAGTTTGGATGATGTCGGGTTGTATCATGAATGCCTTTCTTTTTATTGCGTCCAAGTGAGGAACCTCGGGACCACGCGTGGACGCAATAGTTATGGACCGTTCTATAGCGGTTTGACCTTAATGTTTCTGCACCAAATTTTTCCGCCGTGGTCTTGGATACCGATATGTCCACTCCGGGGGAAATCTTTGAGCGCAATGCCGAATTTGTTCCGGCTTCCATCCGGGTTTTGATGGGGTGTATCCCACTCGTCCAAATCTGCGCGGACAATTTCTTCGCCGTTGAGCGTCACGGCAATGATGCTTGCATCGCATGTGATACTCATTTGATTCCATTCACCGGCAGGTTTACAGGTGTTCCGAGTCGGTCCCAAGGCATCGTAGAGTGCGCCGCAGTCGTGGCTATCGGTAGGCGCCTTGCCGTGTGTATCTAAAATCTGGATTTCAAGTCCACTCTGAACCGCGTCTTCCAAATCTGCCCATCGGACAAAGATTCCGCTGTTGACCTTCGGCTCGGTTTTAAAGTCGAGTGATAGTATGAAGTTATCGTAGTGTTGTTCAGTGTAGAGGTATTTTCCACCCTGAACGGTGCAGAGGATACTACCATCATCAATGACCCACCCGTCGTCACTTCCAGTGGCTCCCCAACCCGTGAGTGTCTCACCGTCGAACAGGGATATCCATCCTTCAGTTCTCTCTTTTTCTGTTAACATATTTGCTCCTTTTGTTTCTGGAACTTAGATTAATCCAACCAATTTATAGCTTAAATCAACTAATTTCTTTGCAGTATCCATATTTCTGGCATTTGGATTTGGAGATGTCATGGGCCAACCGCCATTTTTACATTCTTTGTCTCTATACAGCACGCTGCTTTGGCTAAAATACGCGCCTGAATGGTTTCGCGCATCATCAGAGAGCAAACAGTGAAGTGATGTTTGAGCTGCTTCTTCATTACTGTCAGTGATGAAAGGGTTCAATGGTGTCATCACCACTCTCATGATTTTCATAATCAAACTATTGCCTCCAAAGTTTGATCGTGCCCAACCCGGGTGAACAGAGGCTGTTGTAACACCTGTGCCTTCCAGTCTTTTCGCGAGCTCCACTGCATATAATACAACAGCAACCTTAGCTTCAGTATAAGCCGCAAAATTATTGAATTTTCTTGTGTGAAAATTCAAGTCCTCCAAATGTACATTGGGTCGGCTTCGTTGACTGCCTCCATGAACAACAGACGAAACAATAACCATCTTTGATGGTGCACTTTTCTTCAATATATCAAGCAATAATTCAGTAAGTAGGAAGTGACCGAAATAACTAACGCCTATCGCCATCTCAAATCCATCTTTCGTTCGTTCTATCTTGCTGCCAAAGGTCACGAGTCCTGCATTGCATACTAAAGCATCCAATTTATCATATTTCTTTAAGAAATCGGCAACAAAATTTCTCACTGATTCCAAGTCAGCAAGGTCTAATCTCATGACCACATAACTACCTTTTAATCCCGTAAAACTTTTAGCAACTTCCTCTGCGGCATCAGGTCTTCTGCATGCCATGATTACATGGCCACCTTGTTTAACCAATTGTCTTGTTGTTTCAAGGCCAACACCGGAGTTAGCTCCCGTTACGATATAAACTTTTCCACTTATGTCTTTTGAAAGCGTTTTTTCATCGACCCATAATACATTACTTCTACCCATTATTATTTCCTTGTATAGTCCATAGCACATTGGAGATGATGAATCCTGTTACCTAACGTAAACTTTCTAAAAATAGCCTTCCGACATCGAGGTTATATTCAAAATCTGTAGCCGACCACGGACTATTGTAACCGATGATTGGCACATAACTTTCGTGCCGCGACCCGTGTGAACGCACCGCAGTCGGTTCTATTGCCGTTTCCAACTCACCGAAAACAGTCGTTTCGTCTGCTAATACGAAGATGTCCCCGATCCGTTCAGGATGGAGTCGAAATGTGCCTGCCGCATCTTCTGCGGAATAGACCTCTTCAATACCGGGTGTATTCAGAAGTGCCTGAATCGCTTGCTCTGTATCGGTGCGATCCTTGAGGAACACATAAGCGGCACCTCCCAAATTGCCGTGATGCGCGACATACCGATCCTTAATAATGGGAATGGCACTTGCGGGAATACCGTGTTCTGTTAAGACGCGCCCCGGATCAATGGCAGTCGTTTTCGCTAACATCCCGTGATCGGCTGTGATATAGATTTCACGTTCTGGGTCATCATCAACGATATTCCCGATAATCCTATCCAATTCCTCAAGATGCTGTTGGGACACGTCTTCGTTAGGTGCATATTTATGTTGAACCCAATCAGTCGTTGAGCAGTAGACGAGGTCTGGGTTGTCTGTACGCAGCACCGCATGTACGGCACGGAGTAACCACCAATTGATTTCAGCGGAATAAATCGGTTCAACCGGTCCGACGGTGTGGAGGTATTCAGCGGGTGGTGATTCAGCGGCGACGGCTATATCGGTGCCTGCTTCGAGCATGCGTAGTAATTTTTTCTTCGTCACGAAGAGTGCGGTTTTGTCTGCGAATTTACAGGCTTTTGCAGTCTCAAAGAGTGTCGGCGCGAGGAGGAAGCGGTTGTCCTCAATAAATTCACCTTTGCCGGTTGCCCTGTCTACGTGATAATTCGTCGTGATACCGTGCGTTTCGGGGAATGATCCGGTTGCGATGCTAACGTTATTTACGTTCGTGACCGAGGGAATAACGGCGTTGGCATGGACATAGAAGCCGGATTTTGCCAACTGACGGAGGGTTGGAAGGTCGCTCGCGGTGAGATAGTCGTGGCTCCCCGCGTCGATACAGAGGATGAGAATTTTTCGCCTTTTCACGCTTTGTGTTTTGCTCCGTTATCTGGTATATTTTTAGGTGCCTTACCTGTCTACAAAAAATTGTAGCAGTTATCTACGCAAATTGCAAGCTTCTTTCGCACATTACCTGCAAAGGACGCGTAAAGTTTTTGGCATTTCCCTTGTGGGACGGGTTTCCACCACTGATTCCCCCTCTTGGAAATCTCTAAATCCTGATTCAGCCAACGCCCCACTCCAGAAATAAAAAATCCGCGTCCTCCGTGTCCTCCGCGAAAATCCGCGATTCAGACAGGCAATTGACAAAATATTTACGCACCCCCTGCAAACACCTCTTGTAATACGAACGACGATATGCTATAATTGGGTAACAGAACTGGTAGGCGCGTCACATTCAGTCATTTCATAGTTCCGTATTGGGCGCATAGGGAGAGCTGACCATGCCGATGAACAACGGATCTTCCGAATTAGCGAAACTGATGTTCAAAAATTCAGGGGACAATGAGAAGCTCAAACGACTTCTGAATGATAACTATTCAGAGACCGATCTAATCGGCTATCTTCACAGCAAAGAGCCATTGGTTGGACGCGCTGCGGGATCCGCACTTCGGTTAATCGGCAGTTCAAACGCGATTCCGGCGTTGGTAGACGCTCTGAAAAACAAGGACCGGATGACCCGCTTCAATGCGGAATACGCCTTGTGGGAAATCTGGTCTCATTCTGGTGATGATGCCGTTGACGCAATGCTTGAGGACGGTAAAAACTTGCTCAAAAACGAAGCGTACCAGCAAGCCGTTGAATGCTTCACTTCTGTAATTGAGACGGATCCGGATTTTGCCGAGGGGTATAACCAACGCGCAATCGCTTATTTCATGCTTGAAGAATGGAGTCAGGCGATTCGTGATTGCAAACGGACGATCTCGCTGAACCCGAATCACTTCGGGGCGTTTGCTGGAATGGGACACGTTTATGTCAGGCTCGGTAAGATTGACGAAGCACTTGCGGCATATAAGCAAGCGTTAGTGATTAACCCGAACCTCATCTCTATCGCTGAGGCGGTATTACGGCTTCGTGACCAGGCGCAAAGGGAGTGAATCGGTGTATGGATACGACTCTGGGCGATCGAAACCACTTCCTACGAACACTCATCACTTGGTGTGTCATCTCGAGTTTTTTACGCTATCTTATCTATAGCGTGTTGATGCAAGTAAAACTCGGTCTACCGATAGAGTGTTTTTTCATGGCACAAATCGTTGTTGTGCTTTTCGTAGCACCCTATCTTGCCGCCCGTACTGTTCATGATGACTGCCTAAACACAAGCTTTGATGCACAGTACGTCCTCAGTCCTATCTCTTCTGGACACAGGCTGTTAAGACTGCTTCTGGTAAGTCAGATACCGATGTTATGCTGGGTGTTTTTATCCACAGGAACGGCTCTGTTCGTTACCCGTATCCCCTTCACGAAGGCATTTCAGATGTTCCTTATACTGGGGATTTATAGTGTGTCAGCGGCAGCGGTTGGGGTTTGGGGTGCCCAAGTTTTTCGGGATACCCTCTTCAGTGCGGAGGTTGCCGCCCTGTTATGGTGTGTTTTGATTGGTAGTGCGTTTTTGCTCACCTCTTTGGAGCGTTATGTGAATAATCTTCAACCTTTTATCCCCCCAGTCTTACACCTGAACCCACTTATTGTTGTATGCTGTATTTTTGAGGGGTTGGACATCTTTAGAAATCCACTGCTCTATGAACTCACGCCCGTCCCTTCTTATGTTTTCTTCTATCCTAAACCGTGGTATCTTGTGGGGATATGGCAGATAGTGATCGGCGGATGTTGTTTTTTAGGGGCATGGCGGATCAGCAGGTCCCGTAGATACGCCGCGTAAAGGCTACAGAGAGGATGGTATGAACAGCACAGAAAAACCGATTGTGAGTGTTTCAGGCGTTCGGGGTGAGGTTGGCGTTTCGCTGGATGTTCGCCTCATTACGCAATTTGCCATAGCTTTCGGCACTTTTGTCGGCGGGAGAACGGTGGTTATTGGAAGAGATTCCCGAACTTCCAGTCCGACGGTCCGACACGCAGTGCTTGCTGGACTTTTTGCTACAGGCTGTCACGTCATTGATGTAGGGCTTTGTCCGACACCGACGATCCTTCTCATAGCGAAAGTCCTTGGTGCCCAAGGAAGTATTACCGTTACAGCCAGCCATAATCCTGTTGCATGGAACGGCATCGAATTTGCCGCGGCTTCGGGATGCCTCTTGACGCAAGCAGAGCGCGACGAATTGATGCGGATTAACGAAACCGAGGATTTCGCACTTGCCCCTTGGAACGAGCAAGGAACGCTTGAAACCTACGGAGATGCTGTTAGCTACCACCTCGATCAGATACTGCGTTCCCCTTGGTTGGCACCGGATTTAATCCGAGAAGCTGCGTTGAAGATCGTCATTGATTGTGGCAACGGTGCCGGCAGTGTAATAAGCCCGTCCCTCTTGCGGAAACTCGGGTGTCGGGTTGTTGAACTTAATTGCGTCGCCGATGGAGATTTTCGCCGTCCTGCCGAACCCACACCTGAGGCATTAGATGCGCTCTGTCAGACGGTTCTTGATGCTGACGCTGATATTGGTTTTGCCCACGATGGGGATGCCGACCGACTCGTCGTTGTTACAGAGCAAGGTGTGCCCTTGAGTGGGGAATGGACGCTCGCCTTTATCGCTGATTTTATTCTTGGTAAGACGAAGGGTGATGTGGTTGCTACGGTATCGACGAGTCGAATGTTGGATGATATTGCGGCAAAGCATGGTGTCATGCTCCACCGAACGAAGGTCGGTGTTGGTTGGGTCGTTGAGAAGATGCACGAGGTGAATGCAACCATCGGCGGCGAAGGCACCGGTGGCGTTATCTATCCCGATATCCACTACACGACGGATGGTATCGCTTCTCTCGCGGCGATTGCGCAATATCTCGCTGAATCTGGTGCGACAGTAACGCGGCTTGTGAAAAGTATGCCGCAGTATCAGATGTGTCGAAAGAAATTGGAGATTCCGTCACAAGCCCTTGCGACACGTCTTATGGGACTGGCTTTGGAGGTTTATAAAGAAGCGTGTGACGCTGGAACGGAACCGCAGCTCGAACTTACGGACGGTGTTAAACGGGTCTGGAGCAACCGGTGGGTGAACATCCGTCCATCCGGTACCGAGCCTGTAATTCGGGTTTTTAGTGAGGCACCGACGCTTGCGGCAGCAGAAGAGTTGTGTGATGAGACGATTGAGATGTTGGTGAGGTTAATGAAACAAAACCCGCATTAACTGCGTTATTTATTATGTTGCGTTGTCCAGCCTTGGTCAATAGTTTAAAAAATTTGGAGAAATTATGGCTTTGAAACTTGCCTGCATCGGAGGTGGAAGTGGTTTATCCGCTTTGCTTAGCGGCATTAAGCACTACGCTGATTTGGAGAAAGGTAAAGATCACATTATTGCTTTGGATAGCCTCTCGGCAATTGTTACCGTTTCTGATGATGGTGGAAGTTCAGGGCGGCTCATTGAAGAGTTTGACATGCTCCCGCCGGGCGATATCCGTAGGCTCCTGTTCACGTTATCCGATGCGGATGAACTCGCAGGGCTTTTTGAGCATCGTTTTTCAAGTAATGGTGAACTCGGCGGACATACTGTCGGTAATCTCTTGCTAACAGCACTGACGGAAAGGTTTGAGGGCAACTTCCCGAAAGCGATTCAGGCGGCATCCAGATTACTCGCGGTGCGTGGGCAAATTATTCCTGTTACGTTGGATTATACCGTTTTGTGTGCAGAACTCACCGATGGAGAGATTGTTCGAGGCGAATCGACGATACCCGTGCGTGAAAATCGTGAACCGATCAAGCGCGTCTTTTTTGAACCCCGTGAAAATGGAAAAACGCATCATTCCCCCGATGAAATCTATGAATGTCAAGCGCATGAAGGGGCTGTGGATGCACTGATGAACGCCGATGTCATTATTATCGGTCCCGGGAGCCTTTACACCAGCATTATGCCGAATCTGGTTATCAAGGGGGTTGTCGAAACGATCCAACGTTCAGATGCGATGAAAATCTATGTCTGTAACGTTATGACACAACCCGGTGAAACCGATGGGTATGCGGTTACGGATCACGTTAACGCTATTTTAGACCATGCCAAAATTCCGCTTAATTATGTCGTGGTGAATAATCAACCGGCGCCAACGGAGATCATGCAGGAGTATGTTCGGAAGGAATTGGTTTCGCAGTTGACGCGGATCCGCTCACTTTCCGAGGAAGGGCTTTCGATGCTCTATGAAGATACCCAGCACCTCATGGACGTGTTGAACTTGGCGAAGGATATTTCGTCTCTGTCTGTTGAGACAATGCAAGTCGCAGATGCCTCGAAAGTGCAGGTATCTTATGATCGTGAGCAGGAGAACCTTGAAGGACAGGGAATACAGGTGGTTGAGGCGGACCTCATTCGAGATATGGTCGTCACTGAATTCGGCACATGGTTAGGCGGCGTTCAGATGAACGTGATTCGCCACGATCCCGAAAAATTAGTCCGCTCTCTTGTGAAGATATTCCGGAACCATCCAAAACTCCAAGAGTCGGTTTGATGAAAGAGGGTTCCGGTTACTATACGGAAACCGATTAGTGCTTTGATGGGTTGGATTGCTTAGAAGGGGCAGTGCCTTTCGCAGCAATCTGGTAGGCGAATGTGTCACAAATCTGGGACAAATTATCAATGAAGAGTTCCCAGCGCAATTCATCTTGACGCGCTTTCGCAATCGCGATACACAAAGCGGTTTCATATAAGGATGGATGCTTCTTGCGTACATCAGTGGATTTCATAACTTTACCCCTTTCTAAAGTAGTTAGTATAGATTTCTCTGAAAAAAAATTGAAATACATATTATATTACAATGCGTAAACGGAAATTCTACCGAAAAGGTTACACTTTTTTTCTTAATAGGACTTACGCAGTTTATCCGTTTTCGGGCAGTTTTTCGTTTGTAGTAGCGCAATTCATTGCGCTTTCTTTGAAACACACGCTCAAGGTCAGCATGGACTCCAATTTTGCGTAAGTCCTGATTAGAAAAGAATAATTTTATTCCGTGTTCCCGTGAACGATGCGTCCTTAGAGCCTTATTGTGAGGTTCTTTTTTGTTTAATCTGTTGCAAGAACCGTGCCACCTTCACAAAATCAACTATTATCAGCATTATATGAGGACAAACCCTCGAATGGTGCATATATCTGCCTATTTTTTACGCAATCGCGGTCTATTTTACCGCACTGCGAAACGTAGTTTTGGCATCAGAAGGGAACGCCTTCTATCTAATTAGATACAATCTAAAGGCAAAAAGGTTGCATAATTTTTCAATCTGAAACTCTTGACTTTAACCTGTTTTGAGAGTATAATTATTTCAGAAAGAGGTTGACTTACAACCAAACAGATAGCCTGCAACATCGGCGCAGGCGGGTTTGAGAAATGCGCGTGATAGATAGGACGCTCGTTGTTCCTCTGCAAGGTAAAATTAAAAATATGAAGCATTCAGATCCCCCTTTAAAAGGAAACGCTAACAATTCCGCTGATACAAACTTTATTCGTCAAGCGATTGAAGAAGATCTCAAGACAAACAGGTATGACGGTAGGGTGCATACCCGATTCCCGCCAGAGCCAAGTGGCTACCTCCATATCGGACATGCGAAAGCGATCTGTATCAGTTTCGGTATTGCCGAAGACTTCGGCGGACTTTACAACTTACGGTTTGATGACAGCAACCCGATCACGGAAGAGAGTGAATACGTAGAAGGAATCAAACGGGATGTCCGTTGGCTCGGATTCGATTGGAAAGATCGGGAATATCACGCCTCGGACTATTTTGAGACGCTCTACGAATATGCTGTCAAACTGATAGAGAAAGCGAAGGCATACGTCTGCGATTTGACACCAGAGGAAACGCGAACGTATCGTGGTACCTTGGTCGAATCTGGGACAAACAGTCCTTATCGAGACCGATCGGTTGAAGAAAATCTAACGTTGTTCCAAGGAATGCGCAACGGTGAGTTTCCAGACGGTTCACGCACACTTCGCGCAAAGATTGATATGTCAAGCCCGAATGTGAATATGCGCGATCCGGTGATGTACCGTATCCTTCGCGCCCATCACCATCGTCAGGGTGATGACTGGTGCATCTATCCCACCTACGATTTCACCCACGGACAATCCGACTCTATAGAAGGTGTGACGCACTCACTCTGTGATGTCCAGTTTGAAGACCACCGTCCACTCTATGATTGGTTTCTGGAAGCGTTGGAGATTTATCAGCCTCGACAGATTGAATTTGCGCGACTGAATCTCACCTATACCGTATTGGGCAAACGGAAACTCAAGGTCCTCGTTGAGGAGGGACATGTCAGTGGATGGGACGATCCGAGACTCCCGACGCTCTCTGGAATGCGTCGCCGCGGGTATACGTCTGAAGCTATCCGAGATTTTTGCAACCGCATCGGTGTTTCGAAGGCGGATAATCTCATTGAGATGGGGCAACTTGAATACTCTATCCGAGATGATCTGAACCGTCGCGCCCCCCGGGTCATGGCAGTTCTCAATCCGGTTAAGGTTATTATTGACAATTACCCGGAGGGGCAGGTCGAGAGGTTGGATGCTGAAAATAATCCTGAAGATGCGAACGCCGGGACACGGCAGATCCCATTTTCGCGAGAGATCTATATCGAACGAGAAGATTTTATGGAGGATCCGCCACGGAAATTCTTCCGGTTGGCTCCGGGACGCGAGGTGCGGCTTAAGCATGCCTATTATATCCAGTGTGAGCGGGTCGTTAAAGACGAAAACGGCGAGATCGTTGAGATTCACTGCACCTATGATCCCGATACACGTGGGGGGTGGTCGGAAGACGGACGCAAGGTAAGAGGCACGTTGCACTGGGTTTCTGCTGCGCATGCCGTTGATGCTGAAATTCGACTTTATGATTCGTTGTTTACGGAACGCGAACCGGAGAGTGCCGCAGATGGTACCGATTGGATGCAATTCCTGAATCCGAACTCCTTAGAGACTCTGAGCGACTGCAAGGTTGAACCGAGTCTTGTTGCGGCGACACCGGAAGACCGGTATCAATTCCTCCGGATGGGCTATTTTTGCCTGGATCCGGACACAACGCCAGAGAAATTAGTATTTAATCGCACAGTGCCGCTGCGGGACAGCTGGGCAAAAATACAAAGAGGACAGAAATGAGTGAAACACCGAAGGGTACATCGGCCTCCCTTGTGAAAGATCCAGTGCGCGTGCGAATGGCACCCTCACCCACCGGGTACTTGCATATCGGCGGCGCGCGAACAGCGCTATTCAACTATCTGTTCGCCAAGCACCACAACGGCAAATTCATCCTCCGAATCGACGATACGGACACGACGCGTTCCACGGATGAATCCATGCACGAAATCTATACCGCGCTGAAGTGGTTGGGACTTGAATGGGACGAAGGTGGAGATAAGGGTGGACCGTGTGGATCTTATGTCCAATCTGAACGGAAAGCCATCTACGATGGTTATGTAACGCAGTTGCTTGAGAGTGGCAACGCATACCACTGCTATTGCACGCCGGAAGAACTTGAGGAGATTCGCAAGCAGGCGCGTGCCGACAAGCAGACCCGCTCCTACGATGGGAGATGCCGAGAGTTAACTTCGGAAGCTGTAGAACGTTTTGTGGCAGAAGGTAGAAAGCCGACCGTACGCATAAAGATGCCTGACACGCCGATCCGTGTTGACGACATCATC
Protein-coding regions in this window:
- a CDS encoding DUF1080 domain-containing protein, yielding MLTEKERTEGWISLFDGETLTGWGATGSDDGWVIDDGSILCTVQGGKYLYTEQHYDNFILSLDFKTEPKVNSGIFVRWADLEDAVQSGLEIQILDTHGKAPTDSHDCGALYDALGPTRNTCKPAGEWNQMSITCDASIIAVTLNGEEIVRADLDEWDTPHQNPDGSRNKFGIALKDFPRSGHIGIQDHGGKIWCRNIKVKPL
- a CDS encoding SDR family NAD(P)-dependent oxidoreductase — translated: MGRSNVLWVDEKTLSKDISGKVYIVTGANSGVGLETTRQLVKQGGHVIMACRRPDAAEEVAKSFTGLKGSYVVMRLDLADLESVRNFVADFLKKYDKLDALVCNAGLVTFGSKIERTKDGFEMAIGVSYFGHFLLTELLLDILKKSAPSKMVIVSSVVHGGSQRSRPNVHLEDLNFHTRKFNNFAAYTEAKVAVVLYAVELAKRLEGTGVTTASVHPGWARSNFGGNSLIMKIMRVVMTPLNPFITDSNEEAAQTSLHCLLSDDARNHSGAYFSQSSVLYRDKECKNGGWPMTSPNPNARNMDTAKKLVDLSYKLVGLI
- a CDS encoding nucleotide pyrophosphatase yields the protein MKRRKILILCIDAGSHDYLTASDLPTLRQLAKSGFYVHANAVIPSVTNVNNVSIATGSFPETHGITTNYHVDRATGKGEFIEDNRFLLAPTLFETAKACKFADKTALFVTKKKLLRMLEAGTDIAVAAESPPAEYLHTVGPVEPIYSAEINWWLLRAVHAVLRTDNPDLVYCSTTDWVQHKYAPNEDVSQQHLEELDRIIGNIVDDDPEREIYITADHGMLAKTTAIDPGRVLTEHGIPASAIPIIKDRYVAHHGNLGGAAYVFLKDRTDTEQAIQALLNTPGIEEVYSAEDAAGTFRLHPERIGDIFVLADETTVFGELETAIEPTAVRSHGSRHESYVPIIGYNSPWSATDFEYNLDVGRLFLESLR
- a CDS encoding tetratricopeptide repeat protein encodes the protein MPMNNGSSELAKLMFKNSGDNEKLKRLLNDNYSETDLIGYLHSKEPLVGRAAGSALRLIGSSNAIPALVDALKNKDRMTRFNAEYALWEIWSHSGDDAVDAMLEDGKNLLKNEAYQQAVECFTSVIETDPDFAEGYNQRAIAYFMLEEWSQAIRDCKRTISLNPNHFGAFAGMGHVYVRLGKIDEALAAYKQALVINPNLISIAEAVLRLRDQAQRE
- the glmM gene encoding phosphoglucosamine mutase: MNSTEKPIVSVSGVRGEVGVSLDVRLITQFAIAFGTFVGGRTVVIGRDSRTSSPTVRHAVLAGLFATGCHVIDVGLCPTPTILLIAKVLGAQGSITVTASHNPVAWNGIEFAAASGCLLTQAERDELMRINETEDFALAPWNEQGTLETYGDAVSYHLDQILRSPWLAPDLIREAALKIVIDCGNGAGSVISPSLLRKLGCRVVELNCVADGDFRRPAEPTPEALDALCQTVLDADADIGFAHDGDADRLVVVTEQGVPLSGEWTLAFIADFILGKTKGDVVATVSTSRMLDDIAAKHGVMLHRTKVGVGWVVEKMHEVNATIGGEGTGGVIYPDIHYTTDGIASLAAIAQYLAESGATVTRLVKSMPQYQMCRKKLEIPSQALATRLMGLALEVYKEACDAGTEPQLELTDGVKRVWSNRWVNIRPSGTEPVIRVFSEAPTLAAAEELCDETIEMLVRLMKQNPH
- a CDS encoding YvcK family protein, producing MALKLACIGGGSGLSALLSGIKHYADLEKGKDHIIALDSLSAIVTVSDDGGSSGRLIEEFDMLPPGDIRRLLFTLSDADELAGLFEHRFSSNGELGGHTVGNLLLTALTERFEGNFPKAIQAASRLLAVRGQIIPVTLDYTVLCAELTDGEIVRGESTIPVRENREPIKRVFFEPRENGKTHHSPDEIYECQAHEGAVDALMNADVIIIGPGSLYTSIMPNLVIKGVVETIQRSDAMKIYVCNVMTQPGETDGYAVTDHVNAILDHAKIPLNYVVVNNQPAPTEIMQEYVRKELVSQLTRIRSLSEEGLSMLYEDTQHLMDVLNLAKDISSLSVETMQVADASKVQVSYDREQENLEGQGIQVVEADLIRDMVVTEFGTWLGGVQMNVIRHDPEKLVRSLVKIFRNHPKLQESV
- a CDS encoding glutamine--tRNA ligase/YqeY domain fusion protein encodes the protein MKHSDPPLKGNANNSADTNFIRQAIEEDLKTNRYDGRVHTRFPPEPSGYLHIGHAKAICISFGIAEDFGGLYNLRFDDSNPITEESEYVEGIKRDVRWLGFDWKDREYHASDYFETLYEYAVKLIEKAKAYVCDLTPEETRTYRGTLVESGTNSPYRDRSVEENLTLFQGMRNGEFPDGSRTLRAKIDMSSPNVNMRDPVMYRILRAHHHRQGDDWCIYPTYDFTHGQSDSIEGVTHSLCDVQFEDHRPLYDWFLEALEIYQPRQIEFARLNLTYTVLGKRKLKVLVEEGHVSGWDDPRLPTLSGMRRRGYTSEAIRDFCNRIGVSKADNLIEMGQLEYSIRDDLNRRAPRVMAVLNPVKVIIDNYPEGQVERLDAENNPEDANAGTRQIPFSREIYIEREDFMEDPPRKFFRLAPGREVRLKHAYYIQCERVVKDENGEIVEIHCTYDPDTRGGWSEDGRKVRGTLHWVSAAHAVDAEIRLYDSLFTEREPESAADGTDWMQFLNPNSLETLSDCKVEPSLVAATPEDRYQFLRMGYFCLDPDTTPEKLVFNRTVPLRDSWAKIQRGQK